A genomic stretch from Eretmochelys imbricata isolate rEreImb1 chromosome 24, rEreImb1.hap1, whole genome shotgun sequence includes:
- the PI4KB gene encoding phosphatidylinositol 4-kinase beta, with amino-acid sequence MGDAIVDAAPGTALDQSSGPVLQGNGGTPLSVIREGVGELAVIDPEVAKKACEEVLEKVKLMHGVSSDSVAKSDDCNEMESAPRTNLELANGDIGDGCEIKCLDDPAGAPSRIQEEDETMANTVKSARRRQKNNSAKQSWLLRLFESKLFDISMAISYLYNSKEPGVQAYIGNRLFCFRNEDVDFYLPQLLNMYIHMDEDVGDAIKPYIVHRCRQSINFSLQCALLLGAYSSDMHISTQRHSRGTKLRKLILSDELKPAHKKRELPSLSPAPDMGLSPSKRTHQRSKSDATASISLSSNLKRTASNPKVESEDEPVRLAPEREFIKSLMAIGKRLAILPTKEQKTQRLISELSLLNHKLPARIWLPTAGFDHHVVRVPHTQAVVLNSKDKAPYLIYVEVLECENFDTTNVPARIPENRIRTTRSVENLPECGITHEQRASSFTTVPNYDNDDEAWSVDDIGELQVELPEMHTNSCDNISQFSVDSITSQESKEPVFIAAGDIRRRLSEQLAHTPTAFRRDPEDPSAVALKEPWQEKVRRIREGSPYGHLPNWRLLSVIVKCGDDLRQELLAFQVLKQLQSIWEQERVPLWIKPYKILVISADSGMIEPVVNAVSIHQVKKQSQLSLLDYFLQEHGNYTTEAFLTAQRNFVQSCAGYCLVCYLLQVKDRHNGNILLDADGHIIHIDFGFILSSSPRNLGFETSAFKLTSEFVDVMGGLDGDMFNYYKMLMLQGLIAARKHMDKVVQIVEIMQQGSQLPCFHGSSTIRNLKERFHMNMTEEQLQMLIEQMVDGSMRSITTKLYDGFQYLTNGIM; translated from the exons ATGGGTGACGCTATTGTAGATGCAGCCCCTGGGACAGCGTTGGATCAGTCATCCGGCCCAGTGCTGCAGGGAAATGGAGGGACTCCTCTCAGCGTCATCAGAGAAGGCGTTGGGGAGTTGGCGGTTATCGACCCTGAGGTGGCGAAGAAAGCCTGTGAAGAGGTCCTGGAGAAGGTCAAGCTGATGCATGGGGTCTCCTCAGACAGCGTGGCTAAATCGGATGATTGCAACGAAATGGAGAGTGCTCCACGGACCAACCTGGAACTAGCCAATGGAGACATCGGAGATGGCTGTGAAATCAAATGCTTGGACGACCCAGCTGGCGCGCCTTCCAGGATCCAGGAGGAGGACGAGACCATGGCCAACACAGTGAAAAGCGCCCGGAGGCGGCAAAAGAACAACTCAGCTAAGCAGTCCTGGCTGCTCCGGCTCTTTGAATCCAAACTCTTTGATATCTCCATGGCCATTTCATACTTGTACAATTCAAAGGAGCCAGGGGTACAAGCTTATATTGGAAATAGGTTGTTTTGCTTTAGGAACGAGGATGTGGACTTCTACCTGCCACAGCTTCTAAACATGTACATCCATATGGATGAAGATGTTGGCGATGCTATCAAACCCTACATTGTGCACCGCTGTCGGCAAAGCATCAACTTTTCCCTCCAGTGTGCTCTGCTGCTGGGCGCCTACTCCTCAGACATGCACATCTCAACTCAGCGACACTCCCGTGGGACCAAGCTGCGGAAGCTCATCCTCTCTGATGAGTTGAAGCCAGCTCACAAAAAGAGGGAGCTGCCGTCTCTGAGCCCGGCGCCCGACATGGGGTTGTCACCTTCCAAAAGGACTCACCAGCGGTCCAAGTCGGACGCCACAGCTAGCATCAGCCTGAGCAGCAATCTGAAACGGACCGCCAGCAATCCCAAAGTCGAGAGCGAGGATGAG CCTGTCAGACTTGCCCCAGAGAGAGAATTCATCAAATCCCTGATGGCCATTGGAAAGAGACTAGCCATTTTGCCCACCAAAGAGCAGAAGACTCAGCGTCTTATCTCGGAGCTGTCTTTACTTAACCATAAGCTTCCGGCACGCATCTGGCTTCCCACAGCTGGCTTTGACCATCATGTGGTGCGGGTGCCCCATACGCAGGCGGTGGTGCTCAACTCCAAGGACAAG GCTCCCTATTTAATCTACGTTGAAGTACTTGAATGTGAAAATTTTGACACCACTAATGTGCCAGCCCGGATCCCAGAGAACCGCATCCGGACCACGAGGTCTGTGGAGAACCTGCCAGAATGTGGGATCACTCATGAGCAGAGGGCCAGCAGCTTCACAACTGTTCCCAACTATGACAACGATGATGAAGCCTGGTCTGTGGATGATATTGGGGAACTGCAGGTGGAG CTTCCAGAGATGCACACCAACAGCTGTGACAATATTTCCCAGTTCTCCGTGGACAGCATCACCAGCCAAGAGAGCAAAGAGCCTGTGTTCATAGCAGCTGGTGATATTAG ACGGCGCCTCTCGGAGCAGCTTGCACACACCCCGACAGCTTTCAGGAGAGACCCTGAGGATCCGTCTGCTGTTGCCCTGAAGGAGCCCTGGCAGGAGAAAGTCAG GCGGATCAGGGAAGGCTCCCCTTATGGCCATCTTCCAAACTGGCGCCTCCTCTCGGTGATTGTCAAATGCGGAGATGACCTCAGGCAAGAGTTGCTAGCATTCCAGGTCCTTAAACAACTGCAG tCTATTTGGGAGCAGGAACGCGTGCCCTTGTGGATCAAGCCATACAAAATCCTCGTCATCTCCGCAGACAGCGGCATGATTGAGCCAGTCGTCAACGCAGTGTCCATCCACCAAGTCAAGAAACAATCCCAGCTCTCGCTGCTGGACTACTTCCTCCAGGAGCATGGCAACTACACGACCGAAGCATTTCTGACGGCCCAGAGGAATTttgtgcagagctgtgctggaTACTGCCTGGTGTGCTACCTGCTACAGGTCAAAGACAG GCACAATGGCAATATATTGCTGGATGCAGATGGACACATCATCCATATAGATTTTGGGTTCATTCTCTCCAGCTCCCCCAGGAACCTTGGCTTCGAGACGTCTGCCTTCAAGCTCACGTCGGAGTTCGTTGat GTCATGGGCGGTCTGGATGGTGATATGTTTAACTACTACAAGATGCTGATGCTGCAAGGCCTCATCGCTGCCCGAAAGCACATGGATAAAGTCGTCCAGATTGTGGAGATAATGCAGCAAG GTTCTCAGCTGCCCTGTTTCCATGGCTCCAGTACCATCCGCAACCTGAAGGAGCGTTTCCACATGAACATGacggaggagcagctgcagatgctcaTTGAACAGATGGTGGACGGCAGCATGCGGTCAATCACCACCAAGCTCT